A part of Chitinivibrio alkaliphilus ACht1 genomic DNA contains:
- the queD gene encoding 6-carboxytetrahydropterin synthase QueD, whose amino-acid sequence MYEVSTEQSFSAAHYLRNYNGACENLHGHNWKVRVTVRTEVLDSIGLAIDFKILKKNLKDLLDTLDHTCINETVFTESYGNPSSENLSKYLFIEMRKRLSPDFPDLEIGRVDVWETPGNCASYYE is encoded by the coding sequence ATGTACGAAGTTTCTACAGAACAGAGTTTTTCCGCAGCTCATTATTTGCGAAATTATAACGGTGCGTGCGAAAATTTGCATGGTCATAACTGGAAGGTTCGTGTTACTGTGCGTACAGAAGTTCTCGATTCGATTGGCTTGGCCATTGATTTTAAAATATTGAAAAAAAATTTAAAAGATCTTCTTGATACCTTGGATCATACCTGTATCAATGAGACGGTTTTTACTGAGTCATACGGTAATCCCTCCAGTGAAAATCTCTCAAAATATCTTTTCATAGAGATGAGAAAGCGTCTATCTCCTGATTTTCCTGATTTGGAGATCGGCCGGGTTGATGTATGGGAAACTCCGGGGAATTGTGCCTCCTATTACGAGTGA
- a CDS encoding 7-carboxy-7-deazaguanine synthase QueE, producing the protein MSTLTVCELFTSLQGESTHAGRVCSFIRLAGCNLRCHYCDTTYSYGGGQRKSFQELLAWLATEKTSLVEITGGEPLCQDAVVDFSALLLQQGYEVLVETNGTWDVSVLPGEVQKIIDYKLPGSGATTPFFRENFSHISSRDEVKFVISDRADYECAKEIVQNQDIAGEVLFSPVEQSCSLKGLAEWIVEDRLRVRLGVQLHKVIWGSDTKGV; encoded by the coding sequence GTGAGCACTCTTACCGTGTGTGAGCTTTTTACGTCTCTGCAGGGTGAGTCTACCCATGCAGGTAGGGTGTGTAGCTTTATTCGCCTGGCAGGGTGTAATCTTCGGTGTCACTATTGTGATACAACCTACTCCTATGGAGGGGGGCAGCGTAAAAGCTTTCAAGAGCTTCTTGCCTGGCTTGCCACGGAGAAAACATCCTTAGTAGAGATAACCGGTGGAGAGCCGCTTTGTCAGGATGCTGTGGTCGATTTTTCTGCTCTCTTACTACAGCAGGGATACGAAGTGTTGGTAGAAACAAACGGCACATGGGATGTTTCAGTGCTTCCAGGGGAGGTTCAAAAAATCATCGATTATAAATTGCCTGGAAGCGGTGCTACTACGCCCTTTTTTCGGGAGAATTTTTCCCATATTTCTTCCCGGGATGAGGTGAAGTTTGTCATTTCTGATCGGGCCGATTATGAGTGTGCAAAAGAGATCGTGCAAAATCAGGATATTGCCGGAGAGGTTCTCTTCTCACCGGTTGAGCAGAGCTGTTCTTTGAAAGGACTGGCGGAGTGGATTGTTGAAGACCGTCTCCGGGTTCGTCTCGGGGTACAGCTGCATAAAGTTATTTGGGGTTCAGATACAAAAGGGGTGTAA
- a CDS encoding murein hydrolase activator EnvC family protein: MVTVPFLMIAFLFLCRISVHAGGEQDRLAEYSQQLEMYRKRSDSIALRIAENERRLDSLAETEGNQLRLIQELEEMIAESQERLAHALEEREVLEQEQQHIADSLEHLQQEYESRRAFLKQRLRHMNTLGEPHILEFLLGGRSPHDLMGKMHYARLLTERDRELLSKLEWIRMRLSVDHGRLQLKEEQIALVVKEQEEEANRFYEQKHRRHEKIAQIQEGLENHRAMVEELRQAQEEMDTLIAGVVAERDELARQLERMMDFSDMKGEMQWPVSGTLVQKFGRVVHPEYQTVTRSNGIKIRANVGVAVHAVAPGIVSYTGTLRGYGRIVMIAHEGGYTTVYAHLSDIAVSVGDPIDTRDVLGAVGESGSLEGPRLHFEIRRDAQAEDPLNWLSPDSTPTHSEFRRGSPVLQERAGGSWQSPVLLSRA, translated from the coding sequence ATGGTAACTGTCCCCTTCCTTATGATAGCATTTCTCTTTCTCTGCCGTATCTCTGTACACGCAGGGGGTGAACAGGATCGTCTCGCAGAGTACAGTCAACAACTGGAGATGTACCGCAAACGCAGTGACTCCATCGCACTTCGTATTGCAGAGAATGAACGCCGTCTTGATTCATTAGCTGAAACAGAGGGGAATCAACTGCGTCTCATTCAGGAACTTGAAGAGATGATTGCGGAGTCACAAGAGCGACTTGCCCATGCTTTGGAGGAACGAGAAGTCCTTGAACAGGAGCAGCAGCACATTGCCGATTCCTTGGAGCATTTGCAACAGGAGTATGAGTCGCGACGTGCCTTTTTAAAGCAGCGTTTGCGTCATATGAATACCTTGGGTGAACCTCACATATTGGAATTTCTCCTTGGGGGACGTTCTCCCCACGATCTTATGGGGAAAATGCACTATGCGCGTCTCTTGACAGAGCGGGATCGTGAATTGCTTTCGAAGTTAGAGTGGATACGCATGCGCCTTTCCGTGGATCATGGCCGGTTACAGCTGAAAGAGGAGCAGATTGCCCTGGTGGTAAAAGAGCAGGAAGAAGAGGCCAATCGTTTCTATGAACAGAAGCATCGTCGTCATGAGAAGATTGCACAAATCCAAGAGGGACTTGAAAATCATCGTGCCATGGTGGAAGAGTTGCGTCAGGCCCAGGAAGAAATGGATACTCTTATCGCTGGAGTGGTGGCTGAACGGGACGAGCTTGCGCGGCAACTTGAACGCATGATGGACTTTTCAGATATGAAGGGAGAGATGCAGTGGCCGGTTTCTGGCACATTGGTGCAGAAGTTTGGTCGTGTGGTGCATCCAGAATATCAAACGGTGACCCGAAGTAACGGTATAAAAATACGGGCCAATGTCGGTGTCGCCGTGCATGCGGTTGCTCCGGGAATAGTCAGCTACACGGGAACCCTTCGTGGGTATGGGCGTATTGTCATGATTGCTCATGAAGGAGGATATACCACGGTCTATGCGCACCTAAGCGATATTGCCGTGTCGGTTGGTGATCCGATTGATACGCGTGATGTACTCGGAGCAGTTGGGGAGAGTGGTTCCTTAGAGGGGCCTCGTCTGCACTTTGAGATACGTCGTGATGCACAGGCGGAAGACCCTCTGAACTGGCTGTCCCCCGATTCCACCCCTACCCATAGTGAATTTCGTAGGGGTAGCCCTGTTCTGCAAGAAAGAGCTGGCGGTTCATGGCAAAGTCCAGTTCTTTTGAGTCGCGCGTGA
- the queC gene encoding 7-cyano-7-deazaguanine synthase QueC gives MEKAVVLLSGGIDSSTVAAIARDYGYELYGMSFSYSQNHSVELESAKKIVGDIGFAEHRIIHLDLASFGGSSLTTSASIPKNGDHTMEIPSTYVPARNTIFLSYALAWAEVLRAYRIFIGVTAVDYSGYPDCRSDYISAYETMANLATREGVEGRKLKIEAPLITLSKAEIIRRGTELGVDYSLTHSCYDPTIEGLSCGFCDSCLHRKKGFEEAGVPDPTRYIS, from the coding sequence ATGGAAAAGGCAGTGGTATTACTCAGTGGTGGTATTGATTCTTCAACCGTGGCGGCAATTGCCCGGGATTACGGATATGAGTTGTATGGTATGAGTTTCAGTTACAGCCAAAACCATTCCGTAGAACTGGAATCAGCCAAGAAAATAGTTGGTGATATTGGGTTTGCAGAGCACCGTATTATTCATCTCGACCTTGCTTCTTTTGGGGGAAGCTCTCTTACAACATCTGCGTCTATCCCTAAGAATGGGGATCATACCATGGAGATTCCTTCCACATATGTGCCGGCGCGGAACACAATTTTCCTCTCGTATGCTCTGGCATGGGCGGAAGTTCTCCGCGCCTATCGTATATTTATCGGCGTTACTGCCGTGGATTACTCAGGGTATCCAGACTGTCGCTCTGACTATATTTCCGCCTATGAAACCATGGCAAATCTTGCCACACGAGAAGGGGTTGAAGGGCGGAAGTTAAAAATTGAAGCTCCCTTAATCACCTTAAGTAAGGCAGAGATTATTCGTCGGGGGACGGAACTTGGGGTAGATTACTCCCTCACCCATAGTTGTTATGATCCCACGATTGAAGGGTTGAGCTGCGGTTTTTGTGACAGCTGTCTTCATCGAAAAAAAGGCTTTGAGGAGGCCGGTGTCCCAGATCCAACAAGATATATCTCCTAA
- a CDS encoding polyphosphate polymerase domain-containing protein, which yields MIEQLQQFEEISLAEATAVSLMRRHDTKYLIDRRRLTPLLQRMTSAYRVLTIEKKKQLPYLTVYFDTPDLQCYLAHHNKRRSRYKFRSRRYLISDITFNEIKEKRNTGKTYKSRIQRSAMPLFVDNTFQSFIDETIHLEKPLFPTLEVEYNRITLVHKREKERLTIDTDLQFSGAQQNRTLRETVIIERKSERSAHTSHGRTLLKEATAYPTGFSKYCIGVALTYRGIKTNNFKEKLRTVSKIERLSPWKKYSAL from the coding sequence ATGATTGAGCAATTACAACAGTTTGAAGAAATATCTCTTGCAGAAGCAACGGCGGTATCTCTTATGAGACGGCACGATACAAAGTATCTCATAGACCGTAGACGGCTTACCCCCTTATTACAGCGTATGACCTCTGCATATCGTGTTTTAACCATTGAAAAGAAAAAACAACTTCCGTACCTTACGGTGTACTTTGATACTCCCGATCTGCAGTGTTACCTCGCACATCATAATAAACGGCGTAGCCGGTATAAATTCAGGAGTCGCCGATACCTCATTTCTGATATTACCTTTAACGAGATTAAAGAAAAACGCAATACGGGCAAGACATATAAATCGCGGATTCAACGAAGTGCCATGCCCCTCTTTGTTGACAACACCTTTCAGTCCTTTATCGATGAAACGATTCATCTTGAAAAGCCCTTGTTTCCCACCCTTGAAGTGGAATATAATCGCATTACCCTCGTTCACAAACGAGAAAAAGAGCGACTCACCATTGATACAGATCTTCAATTCTCCGGGGCGCAACAAAACAGAACCCTGAGAGAAACTGTTATTATCGAGCGAAAGTCAGAACGATCTGCCCATACATCCCATGGCCGAACCCTCTTGAAAGAAGCAACAGCCTATCCTACCGGGTTTAGTAAATACTGTATTGGGGTCGCCCTCACCTATCGTGGAATTAAAACAAATAACTTTAAAGAGAAACTCCGAACAGTCTCAAAAATAGAAAGGCTCTCCCCATGGAAGAAATATTCAGCTCTGTAG
- a CDS encoding DUF4956 domain-containing protein produces MFFTFIVVKGIYFRINRRREYLFTFFLTNIAIFSFSSILTTTEMGTGFAFGLFAVFSMLRYRADTIDIKEMTFLFVCTVMAVINSLVTRNVPIYMILTVNVFIVLASYILEKSWLDKAKGILFLTYENVELIHTGKREELRRDLEMRTGLAIHGIDVESINYLNDSAKLRICYEQNGGAPAPYARDSSL; encoded by the coding sequence ATTTTCTTCACCTTTATTGTTGTCAAGGGGATCTATTTTCGCATTAATCGCCGACGGGAATATCTCTTTACCTTTTTCCTTACCAATATTGCCATCTTCTCTTTTTCCTCCATTCTCACCACCACCGAGATGGGAACCGGCTTTGCCTTTGGTCTATTTGCGGTATTTTCTATGCTCCGCTATCGGGCAGACACCATCGATATTAAAGAAATGACCTTTCTCTTTGTGTGTACAGTCATGGCAGTTATCAATTCTCTCGTAACGCGCAATGTACCGATTTATATGATACTCACCGTAAATGTATTTATTGTGCTTGCCAGCTATATTCTTGAAAAATCGTGGCTTGATAAGGCAAAGGGCATACTCTTTCTTACCTACGAAAATGTCGAACTTATCCACACAGGCAAACGGGAAGAATTACGACGAGATCTTGAAATGAGAACAGGTCTTGCCATACACGGCATAGACGTGGAAAGTATTAACTATCTCAATGACAGCGCAAAGCTGCGGATCTGTTACGAACAAAACGGAGGAGCTCCCGCACCATACGCACGGGACAGTTCTTTGTAA